A segment of the Methanomassiliicoccaceae archaeon DOK genome:
CAGTCTGTCCATAAGGTCCGCCAGAAGGTACGTGGAGACACGATACGCGTTGATCCCCTGTTCCGGAGTGGAACCATGGGTGGTCTTGCCCTCCACGGAGACGCGTACCCACATCATGCTCTTCTCCGCGATCTCCACCATCGATCCGCCGGGAGACCCCCAGTCCGGGACCATTATGACGTCTTCATCCGAGAACAGACCCTGGTCGATCAGATACTGTACTCCCTTGGCGCTGCCGGTCTCCTCGTCGGCCACGAACATGACCCCCAGCGACATACCCTGCAGATCCTGGTCGATGACCGCCCTGGATGCGAACATCGCCGAGATGACGGACTGGCCGTTGTCCTCTGTGCCCCTTCCGTAGATCCTCCCGTCCCTGTAGACAGGCCCGAACGGGGGCGTGTCCCATTTCTCGGGATCTCCGGCAGGTACGACGTCCATATGCGCGATCACCCAAACGGTTCCGGCCTTCCTGCCACGCTTCGTGGCGACTATATTGCACCTCATCACCGACGGATCGGTGTCGTCGGGTGTGTCGAACCTCCGGACGGAGTCGAACCCCGTGAGCTTCCCCTGGAGATAGTCAGCCTTCCTGCCCTCACCGTCTCCGCCGTTGACCGGTGCCAGGGCGGGGATGGATATCATGCCGATCATGGTGTCCACCATGTCATCGTACGAGCTTTCGACCTTCTCAAGCGTCTCTTCCAGGGATCTCATGCCACGTGAATCCAACAGAACCTTGATACCCTTATCGATTGGATGGCGGAACATTAGCACAGCCATCATCATGGTGACGATGCCGACAAGAAAAGAACATGAAGAAAGATGACAGAAAAGTAAGTGGTTTGGAAATGGTTTGTTCTTTGACAATCACTCGTTGCGGATGATCATCGTGACCGCGTTTCCGCCACCGAGGCACAAGGTCGCCAGTCCGGTCTCCTTGTTCCTGTCCTTCATGGCGTAGAGCAGGGTCGTGAGGACACGGGCTCCGGAGCATCCGATGGGGTGTCCGAGCGCGACCGCACCTCCGTTGACGTTGAAGATCTCGTCGGGGACGTTGAGCTCCTTCTTGACCGCGCAGGATGCGCTGGCAAAGGCCTCGTTGTGCTCGAAGAGGTCTATGTCGTCGATGGTCATGCCGGCCTTCTTGAGGACGTGCTGTGTGGTGGGTATGGGCGCCTCCATGATGTACTCGGGCTTGACACCCCTCTCTCCGTAGGCGACGATGGACGCCATCGGCTTGATGCCGTGCTCCTCTGCCCACTTCCTGGATGCGATGACGAGGGACGATGCTCCGTCGCTGAGCTGGGAGGAGTTACCCGCCGTGACGATACCGTCCTTCTTGAATACGGGCTTGAGCTTCCCGAGGCTCTCCATGGTGGAGTCCTCCCTCACACCCTCGTCGGTGTCGAATATGATGTCACCCTTCTTGTTGGGGATCGTGACGGGAAGGATCTCGTTCTTGAACTTCCCGTTCTTGATGGCCGCTGCGGCCTTCTGATGGGATTCGACGGAGAGCTGGTCGGCGTCCTCCCTGGTGACGTTGAACCTCTCTGCGACGATCTCGCCGGTGAAACCCATGTGCTGGTTGTTGAAGATGTCCCAGAGTCCGTCATGGACCATGGAGTCCACCGCGGGCTGGTCGTTCATCCTGAATCCCCACCTTGCTCCGGGGAGCAGGTAGGGTGCCTGGGACATGCTCTCCATGCCTCCGACGGCGAGGACGTTGTACTCGCCCGCTTTGATGGCGTCGGAAGCGAGCATGGCCGATTTGAGTCCGGAGCCGCATACGGCGTTGACTGTGAATGAACCGATCTCCACCGGAAGCCCGGCTCCGATCGCCGCCTGCCTGGCGGGGTTCTGACCGAGTCCGGCTCCGATGACGTTGCCCATGATGCACTCCTCGATGTCAGTGGGCTGGAGTCCGGCCCTGCTGACCGCCTCCTTGACGACCATCGCACCGAGGTCCGTGGCCTTGAATCCGGAGATGGCCTTTCCGTATTTTCCTATGGGTGTCCTTACTGCGCTGAGAATTACTGCCTCATCCATGGGAATCTCCCTTCTGTCTGCGGGATTAGACGGTTTATATAAAAGAGTGTCGATTATAAGCTACGACCATTGACGAACTCAACCGGCTGGACCAGACCCATCCTCTTCAGAGGTTTGGAGAGATGCCTCCGGGCCGCGGTCGGCGGCTCGTACCATCCGGGAACGACCTGCCTTCTGACATCCTCCATCACCGGCGAGTAGGATTTGGTCTTGCACTTCTTGCACTTGAACTTCTTGCCGCTGCCCGTGGACTTCATTGTACGGGAACATATGGGGCATATGGGATTGGAGACCTTCCTGAGCTCTCTCGCCGTCGAGATGACATGCACCTTCTCCAGGTTCAGGGTACGGGGTTCGTCCCTCAGCTCCCCGACGACCTCGATTACATCCCCCGGAGACAGCCAGTCCACCATGAAGCGGAACTCCTTGGAGGGCTCGTACGCCGCACATGTCACGGTTCCGAATCTGGTGTCGAGATCGAAGAAAACATGTCCGCCCTCGATGTGCCTCGTCCTGGAGGACACCGTACCTGTCAGGATGTACGACTGGTTGGGGATCAGGACCTTCGGGTTGTGGATGATGTGGTCGTCGGTGCCCTGGTTCGTCAGGAAGACCACCCATCTGTCGAGCGGCTCGGTCCTGATGATCTTGGATGCCTCGATCAGATCCTCCTCGCTGTCACCGCGGAGACCGTACATCACAGGACACGGGGTGGATGGGACCATGGCGACCTTGCCGGTCCTGTCCTCCCAGCTGTTGAAGGTGGATGGATATCCGTGCTCGACCTCCATTATCGTCTCGGGGACGTACACCCTCTCGGTGCCCCATCTGGACTCGGGACGGTAGGAGAGGAGCTCGAAGGTGCTGTCCCTCGGCCTCCATGCCATGCCGCATGTGCATCCGACGAGTCCGCGACCTTTGCGGATCGTGTATGTGAGACCGCCGATCCTCGATATCTCCGCATCCACCTCGCCACGGTCCATGATCGTGCGGACACCCCTCCAGTAGAATGACTGGGAGGGCTTCACGCGTGAGATGAGGAGACCCGGATCCGAGTCCTCCTCGTTGTGCGCCTCGATGTGGGGGATGATCCTCCTTCTCATCTCTTCGGGATCCGGCTCGAAGGAGGTGCAGCTGTCATAGCAGTAGATGTCCCTGCCGCCGATGACGCCGATGAACCTCTTCGGTCCGGAACCTCTTCCGAACCTGAGCACCAACGCGCCGTTCCCTCTGGTCTTCCAGGGGGTGGCGGGATTCAGTCGAACGAGACGCGGATTCCCGATTAGGTCCAGGTCCGGGAACTCCCGGATGATCTCGGTTGCCAGGAACGTTGTGCAGTTCCCTTTCATCGAATCCGTGTCGTCTACTGCTACG
Coding sequences within it:
- a CDS encoding M20 family metallo-hydrolase, yielding MRSLEETLEKVESSYDDMVDTMIGMISIPALAPVNGGDGEGRKADYLQGKLTGFDSVRRFDTPDDTDPSVMRCNIVATKRGRKAGTVWVIAHMDVVPAGDPEKWDTPPFGPVYRDGRIYGRGTEDNGQSVISAMFASRAVIDQDLQGMSLGVMFVADEETGSAKGVQYLIDQGLFSDEDVIMVPDWGSPGGSMVEIAEKSMMWVRVSVEGKTTHGSTPEQGINAYRVSTYLLADLMDRLAERYSDRDELFLPPVSTFEPTKRPATVENFNTIPGYDEFCMDMRILPSYDTDEVLSFMRDVASEHASRTGAAISVDIVQREVSGKPSSEDSPGLAALREAVRTVTGNVPRAVGVGGGTCANFFRLKGLDAYVWQCGGGTLHAPNEYVEMSNLMTDAKVFATLYYNLCVKG
- a CDS encoding acetyl-CoA C-acyltransferase, with translation MDEAVILSAVRTPIGKYGKAISGFKATDLGAMVVKEAVSRAGLQPTDIEECIMGNVIGAGLGQNPARQAAIGAGLPVEIGSFTVNAVCGSGLKSAMLASDAIKAGEYNVLAVGGMESMSQAPYLLPGARWGFRMNDQPAVDSMVHDGLWDIFNNQHMGFTGEIVAERFNVTREDADQLSVESHQKAAAAIKNGKFKNEILPVTIPNKKGDIIFDTDEGVREDSTMESLGKLKPVFKKDGIVTAGNSSQLSDGASSLVIASRKWAEEHGIKPMASIVAYGERGVKPEYIMEAPIPTTQHVLKKAGMTIDDIDLFEHNEAFASASCAVKKELNVPDEIFNVNGGAVALGHPIGCSGARVLTTLLYAMKDRNKETGLATLCLGGGNAVTMIIRNE
- a CDS encoding DUF1743 domain-containing protein; the encoded protein is MFVAVDDTDSMKGNCTTFLATEIIREFPDLDLIGNPRLVRLNPATPWKTRGNGALVLRFGRGSGPKRFIGVIGGRDIYCYDSCTSFEPDPEEMRRRIIPHIEAHNEEDSDPGLLISRVKPSQSFYWRGVRTIMDRGEVDAEISRIGGLTYTIRKGRGLVGCTCGMAWRPRDSTFELLSYRPESRWGTERVYVPETIMEVEHGYPSTFNSWEDRTGKVAMVPSTPCPVMYGLRGDSEEDLIEASKIIRTEPLDRWVVFLTNQGTDDHIIHNPKVLIPNQSYILTGTVSSRTRHIEGGHVFFDLDTRFGTVTCAAYEPSKEFRFMVDWLSPGDVIEVVGELRDEPRTLNLEKVHVISTARELRKVSNPICPICSRTMKSTGSGKKFKCKKCKTKSYSPVMEDVRRQVVPGWYEPPTAARRHLSKPLKRMGLVQPVEFVNGRSL